In Paenibacillus guangzhouensis, a single window of DNA contains:
- a CDS encoding TerB N-terminal domain-containing protein — protein MTNHNHEVKFAEIELGEEEAKSAGMSIPPRPEAPEQDATREEVTATPVIQPVRNYPTGEQRFLDRAKQMEDHVEPETPFVPFMTYWPTYSNMDAAQTKWYYYWRSEVRSGRYPETDLSYIFLYIYELINGVGWQEPMEGYRSLLALWDAYRSQYAKLNFYIVDWIADFILVHRLDISFQEMMCRSTYGLNGELLDLELMRGLYAEPVDVSWDMLQKLSNYNVQQSKYYTGDGGVHMETHIPRVVALVDAYYRKTQGCRLIELFKPGREVQRERYLFGSAVYDTSLYGRTLTVHTVQFSEHKLLRDWVTQLIRYCENQLRELSGYKGKLRGIHIDAALEPLITRAIKAEFERRAAMDRVESEVQIDRDRLQQLQRDSDHVRELLTVEEEPVREPERCVENGTGDDVAVVAANSGAYETSIEAPLSDESIAAVPSFPTQTPDSEPIDRMQLDDSWQAFRAGLTPAYRAALSALVRGSWESDMFAIAREHNTMPALIIDGMNDLAMETIGDLIVDADVLVDEYIEMLNNYVG, from the coding sequence ATGACGAATCACAATCATGAAGTGAAATTTGCAGAAATCGAGCTGGGGGAAGAGGAAGCGAAGAGCGCAGGCATGTCGATCCCACCAAGACCGGAGGCGCCTGAGCAAGATGCGACGAGAGAAGAAGTTACAGCGACACCGGTGATTCAGCCTGTCCGAAATTATCCGACGGGGGAGCAGCGATTCCTGGATCGAGCGAAGCAGATGGAGGATCACGTCGAACCGGAGACGCCGTTCGTGCCATTCATGACCTATTGGCCGACCTATAGCAATATGGATGCCGCACAGACGAAGTGGTATTACTATTGGCGCAGCGAGGTTCGCAGCGGACGCTACCCGGAGACGGATCTATCGTATATATTTCTCTACATTTATGAGTTAATCAATGGCGTAGGCTGGCAGGAGCCGATGGAAGGGTACCGATCTTTGCTCGCGTTATGGGATGCCTATCGATCGCAATATGCGAAGTTAAATTTCTATATCGTGGACTGGATCGCCGATTTCATACTCGTGCACAGGCTTGATATCTCGTTCCAAGAGATGATGTGCCGTTCGACGTACGGATTGAATGGGGAGTTGCTTGATCTGGAACTCATGCGCGGGCTGTATGCGGAACCGGTTGATGTCTCATGGGACATGCTGCAGAAGCTGTCCAACTATAACGTACAGCAGAGCAAGTATTATACAGGCGACGGTGGGGTCCATATGGAGACGCATATCCCGCGTGTGGTTGCGCTTGTCGACGCCTATTATCGGAAGACGCAAGGCTGTAGATTGATTGAGTTGTTTAAGCCAGGCCGAGAAGTGCAGCGCGAGCGATACCTGTTCGGCAGCGCGGTCTATGATACATCATTATATGGCCGAACGTTGACGGTCCACACGGTTCAATTTAGCGAACATAAGCTTCTTCGGGATTGGGTTACCCAGTTGATCCGATATTGCGAGAATCAGCTGCGAGAGCTTAGCGGGTACAAAGGCAAGTTAAGAGGCATTCACATCGATGCCGCCCTGGAGCCGCTCATTACGAGAGCAATAAAAGCGGAATTCGAGCGACGGGCTGCAATGGACCGCGTAGAATCAGAGGTGCAGATTGATCGTGATCGATTGCAGCAGTTGCAGCGGGATTCGGATCACGTGCGCGAATTGTTGACGGTGGAGGAGGAGCCGGTGCGGGAACCGGAGCGCTGCGTCGAGAACGGCACAGGAGATGATGTGGCGGTGGTGGCTGCGAATAGCGGGGCGTATGAGACGTCCATCGAAGCTCCTCTTAGCGATGAGTCGATCGCGGCGGTCCCATCATTCCCAACCCAGACGCCAGATTCTGAACCAATAGATCGTATGCAACTTGATGACAGTTGGCAAGCTTTCCGCGCGGGGCTGACGCCGGCCTATCGTGCCGCTTTATCAGCGCTTGTGCGGGGCAGCTGGGAGAGTGACATGTTCGCGATTGCGCGCGAGCATAACACGATGCCGGCACTGATCATCGATGGTATGAATGATTTGGCGATGGAGACGATTGGCGATTTGATCGTGGACGCAGATGTCCTCGTGGATGAATATATCGAGATGCTTAACAATTACGTAGGATAA